The genomic region CGCACGCTTAATATGGACCACGATCCGACATGGTCCACCCAAAGTCATCGTCGAAGACATGAAACGCTGCATCGCCATGAAGCAGGAATTTCCCGAACTTTTGGGAGGCTACGACCTCGTCGGCCAAGAAGATCTCGGCCGACCATTGACAGATCTCCTCCCGGAACTGTTCTGGTTCAAGAAGTCCTGCGCGGAACATGGCGTTGATATCCCCTTCTTCTTCCACGCCGCAGAAACTCTCGGTGACGGCGACAGTGTAGATGAGAACATCTACGATGCCATCCTTCTCGGGACCCGCCGCATCGGACACGGTCTCACCCTCTACCGCCATCCACTCCTCTGTGAAATGGTCAAAGACAAGAAGATCCTCATCGAATCCTGCCCAGTCTCGAACGAAGTGCTCCGCTTCACTGGCAGCATCATGTCGAACGTGCTCCCAGCACTCCTCGCTCGCGGTGTACCTTGCAGTCTGTCCAACGATGATCCGGGCATTCTAGGCCAAGGAGCAAGCGGCATGAGCCATGACTTCTGGCAAGCACTTCAGGGTTGGGAGAATCTTGGACTGCCCGGTCTGGCCAGCTTAGCGGAGAATAGCGTGCGGTGGGCGAACTACGAGGACTGCACCGCGAAAGGGTGGAAGCAGAGTATCCACGATGGGGCGTATGGCAAAGACGTGCGAGCACAACGGCTGAAGGAGTTCGCAGCTGAATTCGAGAAGTTCTGTGAGTGGGTCGTGTCAGAGTTTGCGACGGATGTGGATATCAGTACACTCGACTGAGCATTTCAGCCCAAAGGAACACAGGACAAGCTGCATCAGACAAAAAGTGGCATTGAGTTTATATACCTTCAACAGTAATGATGCCCTCAGAACAACTTCATCGTCGCATTACTATTCCCATAATCCCCCTCCTGCGTCGTGAAATCACTAACCTCCCCAAGATTATCAATCCTGCCCAACAAGAACTCCAGCTGTCGATATGCCGCGCTGGGCGCGTACTGTGGCACCATGTGTCCCGAAAGGGCGACCGACGAGAATGTGAGGCCTCTCTCGGTATACCACTCTCCAAAGATCCCTGCGCCTGCAAGGGTACCCTGATTGAGCTCACGGTGGTATGGCACGTAATACTCGTTCCAATCACCCGGCCCCTTCGAGAAGCCCTGCGCTCCGTTCCAGGTCATGTTCTGGATCATCATGATGGTTCCATTCTTAATCAGGACGAAGTCGAGATCGGCGTGTGCGATGATGGTTTTGCTGTTCTTCTCAATGACTCTTGGGAGGACGCTGAGGCCGGAAGGTGGGGAGTTATCTGTGTCCAACACGCCGCTGGAGCACTCAGCCCATGGGCCTACTGGGGCGTTGATCGCCTTCTGGACATCTGTGCGGTTGAAGTAGATGGTCGCGCCTTCGGGGATGTAATCGAAGGATCCAGGGAAGCCGAGCACGTCCCAGAGGAGAGGGCAGGTGGTGGCTACCTGGTAAATGTCCCAGCATGGGTTGGTGAGGGCTACGGCTTCGGTGATTTCGTTGAAGAGGCGGCAGCTGTCGTCCTTGGAGGCCACGTCGGGTGGAGTGGGGAGGGGCCCTGTGGGCGGGAAGGTAAAGGCGACATCGGTGAAGTTCGCGTAGCCGCACTCTTCGTGCTTTTGGTGGAGGTGATCTGTGAAAGTCTTGTTGAAGTTGAAGAGACCTGACCAGGTGTCGACGAATGGCACGGCTGGAATGTCGCCTTGGACAACGTCGTAGGATACGGATGGGTCGTAGAACATGATGGATTCCAcgccgtagtaggtcttGTCAGTCTTGTTGTGCATGGCGTCTGCGATGTAGGGGACGTTGTAGCCGGCGTAGCTCTCTCCAGTGATGTATACTTTGCGGT from Fulvia fulva chromosome 10, complete sequence harbors:
- a CDS encoding putative serine carboxypeptidase — translated: MPKASETGSAPAQYSKPIVTQNKNTTKFEVDGKKIPDVDFDIGESYAGMLPISEQKNVSELYFWYFPSENTEATDEILIWLNGGPGCSSLEGLLQENGPFLWQYGTYKPVKNQWTWKNLTNVVWVEQPAGTGFSKKHGTPSATDELEVVEQFLGFWKNFVDTFDLHNRKVYITGESYAGYNVPYIADAMHNKTDKTYYGVESIMFYDPSVSYDVVQGDIPAVPFVDTWSGLFNFNKTFTDHLHQKHEECGYANFTDVAFTFPPTGPLPTPPDVASKDDSCRLFNEITEAVALTNPCWDIYQVATTCPLLWDVLGFPGSFDYIPEGATIYFNRTDVQKAINAPVGPWAECSSGVLDTDNSPPSGLSVLPRVIEKNSKTIIAHADLDFVLIKNGTIMMIQNMTWNGAQGFSKGPGDWNEYYVPYHRELNQGTLAGAGIFGEWYTERGLTFSSVALSGHMVPQYAPSAAYRQLEFLLGRIDNLGEVSDFTTQEGDYGNSNATMKLF